One genomic window of Solanum stenotomum isolate F172 chromosome 9, ASM1918654v1, whole genome shotgun sequence includes the following:
- the LOC125877383 gene encoding uncharacterized protein LOC125877383 — MKYNFSSLISKVNSHADAMKMLEGKLSLLSAQLTSKTPIDYIERELDVVTRSGKVVIGDMMEDEDPQKHEESQGVEEQDLPILQSLTKEPHEEAEQQAQAPKVMHPLPKIPPPFPQSLLEMPGYAKFMKELVTKKKSLDYETIEVPHSCSAIMTNDSITKREDPGDFTIPCTIGMLQFAKALCDLGASINLMPYAIYKQLGLGEPKATTMRLFMADRSIKHPVGILYDILVKVDRFIFPTDFVILDCEIDAEIPIILGRPFLATRRALMDVESGKLKFRVNDDEVTFNIYRSMKQPSNIHVVSTEDVIDEAVASVSHLMRKNEPLESRKSPTKPSIEEPPNLELKALPSHLKYAFLGANNTLPVIIAANLLEKQVKLLIEVLRKHIKAIGWTIADIVGIPPGICTHKIRLDSEYMVEDSMEVFMDDFLVVGDTFEECLTHLGQVLQRCVEMNLVLNCEKCHFMVKEGIVLGHKVSQKGLEVDKAKIEVIEKLPSPISVKGVHNFLGHTGFYRRFIKDFSKIALPLCILLEKEVKFNFNDACVTAFQCLKEKLISTPIIISPNWSEYFELMCDASGMAPGGILVGHKVIIHTDHTAQYLMAKKDAKPRLIRCVLLLQEFDFKAGRRANVEHEVDIDDSFPDERVFAISLKHTPWYVDFANYTVCGLIPDELTFYQQKRFLFDAKKYFWDEPYLFRECADHVIRRCVPEEEAIEILHACHTSPVGGHHGGVRTAANVLQTDEVSMSSSTWELMDFLPVEVMIFRECILTFKQLEGERIHKSWARFNELINQCPNHDIPDIALLDCFYISLGPGNKRLVDQLIPGGITKHPYVIAAQLLNQMADTNQEVEKDFMLAALMT, encoded by the exons ATGAAATATAACTTTTCATCATTGATCAGTAAAGTAAATTCCCATGCTGATGCCATGAAAATGCTGGAAGGTAAGTTGAGTCTATTATCAGCTCAATTAACATCTAAAACACCAATTGACTATATTGAAAGAGAGCTGGATGTAGTTACTCGTAGCGGTAAAGTGGTAATAGGGGATATGATGGAAGATGAGGATCCTCAAAAACATGAAGAGAGCCAAGGTGTGGAGGAACAAGATTTACCTATTCTACAAAGCCTTACTAAAGAACCACATGAGGAAGCAGAACAACAAGCTCAAGCTCCAAAAGTCATGCACCCTTTACCCAAGATACCTCCACCATTTCCCCAat cattgttggaaatgcCGGGATACGCCAAATTTATGAAAGAACTTGTTACTAAGAAAAAAAGCTTGGACTATGAAACGATTGAGGTGCCCCATAGTTGCAGTGCAATTATGACAAATGATTCAATCACTAAGAGAGAGGATCCTGGGGATTTCACAATCCCTTGCACAATTGGCATGCTTCAATTCGCTAAAGCCTTGTGCGATTTAGGAGCAAGCATCAACTTGATGCCTTATGCAATATACAAACAGCTTGGTTTGGGTGAACCAAAGGCAACCACAATGAGACTCTTTATGGCTGATCGATCAATCAAGCACCCAGTGGGGATACTCTATGACATATTGGTAAAAGTGGATCGGTTCATCTTTCCTACTGATTTTGTGATTCTAGATTGTGAAATCGATGCTGAAATCCCTATTATTTTGGGAAGGCCATTCTTAGCTACCAGGAGAGCATTGATGGATGTTGAAAGCGGGAAATTAAAGTTTCGTGTGAACGATGATGAGGTGACCTTCAATATCTATAGATCCATGAAGCAACCAAGTAATATCCATGTGGTGTCTACTGAGGATGTGATAGATGAGGCAGTGGCAAGTGTGAGTCATTTAATGCGCAAGAATGAACCCCTTGAATCT AGAAAGTCCCCTACAAAGCCATCGATAGAAGAACCACCAAATCTGGAGTTAAAAGCCCTACCCTCTCATCTCAAATATGCCTTCTTAGGAGCCAATAATACTTTGCCGGTAATTATCGCCGCCAATTTGCTTGAAAAACAGGTGAAATTGCTCATTGAAGTACTACGGAAGCATATAAAAGCTATTGGATGGACAATAGCCGATATAGTAGGAATTCCTCCTGGCATCTGTACTCACAAGATTCGGCTCGATAGTGAAT atatggtcGAAGACTCTatggaggtgttcatggatgacttcTTAGTCGTAGGGGATACATTCGAAGAGTGTTTGACTCACTTAGGACAAGTACTCCAAAGATGCGTGGAAATGAATCTGGTTTTGAATTGCgagaaatgtcactttatggtaaaagaaggtattGTTCTTGGGCATAAGGTGTCACAAAAGGGGCTGGAAGTTGACAAGGCAAAAATTGAGGTCATTGAGAAATTACCCTCGCCAATTTCTGTAAAGGGTGTTCACAACTTCTTGGGACATACAGGATTTTACAGAAGGTTCATTAAAgatttctcaaagattgcactCCCATTATGCATACTCTTAGAGAAGGAAGTGAAATTCAACTTTAATGATGCTTGCGTGACTGCATTTCAGTGTTTGAAAGAGAAACTAATATCCACTCCTATTATCATCAGCCCTAATTGGTCCGAATATTTTGAGCTAATGTGTGATGCTAGCGGTATGGCTCCGGGG GGCATACTTGTTGGGCACAAAGTAATCATACACACTGATCATACTGCACAGTACttgatggcaaagaaagatgcaaaaccacgattgattagGTGTGTACTACTATTACAAGAATTTGATTTCAAG GCTGGAAGGAGGGCGAATGTTGAGCATGAGGTTGACATTGATGATTCTTTCCCCGATGAACGGGTGTTTGCAATATCTCTCAAGCATACGCCATGGTATGTAGATTTTGCAAATTACACTGTGTGTGGGCTGATACCGGATGAGTTGACCTTTTACCAACAGAAAAGATTCCTGTTCGATgctaaaaagtacttttgggacGAACCATACTTGTTCCGAGAGTGTGCTGATCATGTCATTAGAAGGTGTGTTCCAGAAGAAGAAGCGATAGAAATTCTCCATGCTTGCCATACATCTCCAGTAGGAGGTCACCATGGTGGTGTTCGCACCGCCGCTAATGTTCTCCAAA CTGATGAAGTGAGTATGTCGAGTAGCACTTGGGAGCTAATGGACTTTCTTCCAGTAGAGGTAATGATATTCCGGGAGTGTATCCTCACCTTCAAGCAATTGGAGGGTGAACGGATCCACAAGTCATGGGCAAGGTTTAATGAACTGATCAATCAATGCCCAAATCATGACATTCCCGACATAGCACTCCTTGACTGTTTCTACATAAGTCTTGGTCCTGGAAACAAGAGGTTGGTTGACCAACTCATTCCGGGAGGCATTACGAAACATCCATATGTGATAGCAGCCCAACTTCTTAATCAAATGGCTGATACGAACCAAGAAGTAGAAAAGGACTTCATGTTGGCCGCCCTAATGACTTAG
- the LOC125877384 gene encoding uncharacterized protein LOC125877384 — protein MAPYEALYGRKCRFPIGWFETGETALFGPDLVHQAMEKVKMIQQWLEIAQSRHKSYVDVKRRGLEFFIGYWVFLKVSPMKGVMRFGKKGKLSPCYIGQHKVIRRIGQVVFELELPQELSIIHLVFHVSMLRKCIGDSSRITPTEDVQVTRDLTYKEVPIAILDRQVQRLRNKEVDSVKVLWRNQQVEEVTWEAEEAMKLKYPYLFQIDEKDEDA, from the coding sequence ATGGCACCTTATGAAGCTTTATATGGTAGAAAATGTAGATTCCCAATTGGCTGGTTCGAAACAGGTGAAACTGCCTTATTTGGGCCAGATcttgttcatcaagctatggaaaaagtcaAAATGATACAGCAGTGGCTAGAAATAGCTCAAAGTCGACATAAATCATATGTGGATGTTAAAAGGAGAGGACTAGAATTTTTTATAGGGTATTGGGTGTTCTTGAAGGTGTCaccaatgaaaggggtaatgaggtttggtaaaaagggaaagTTGAGTCCATGCTATATAGGGCAGCATAAGGTTATTCGAAGAATTGGCCAAGTTGTGTTTGAGTTAGAGTTACCTCAAGAGCTTTCCATTATTCATTTGGTGTTTCATGTCTCAATGCTTCGAAAATGCATAGGTGACTCATCTCGTATTACTCCTACTGAAGATGTACAGGTTACGAGAGATCTCACTTATAAAGAAGTACCCATTGCTATTCTGGATCGACAAGTTCAGaggttaagaaataaagaagtagatTCTGTAAAAGTATTATGGAGGAACCAACAAGTAGAGGAAGTTACATGGGAAGCGGAAGAAgcaatgaaattgaagtatccttatctctttcagATCGATGAGAAGGATGAAGATGCGTAG